From Colius striatus isolate bColStr4 chromosome 27, bColStr4.1.hap1, whole genome shotgun sequence:
GGGCACCCCAGAGGTGAGTGGAAAGCCCCAGAGTctgggctctgccctgccctgctgatTCGGGTTCCTCAGCTCACAAGGGCATTGAGATAGCGACTGAAAAGCAGCTGGAATGAAAGGTATGAGGGTGTGGGACCTGTGTGTGAGCTCTCTGCTACCCTGTCAGCTCTTCCAGAGTGAGATGAAAGCACAGGGGATCCTGGCTGAGCTGCAACACACAAATTCCATCCTGTGGGGGTTTTTATGTTCTTTAACCCTTCCTGGTCTGGATTTTAACCCAAGTTTTACTCAGAGCTTTCTGTTTACAGGGAGAGATGTTTTCCCTGGCACCTGAGGCCATGTGACTGTGATGTAGCTGGAAGATTAAAGgccttgcttttcatttttttcccctgctgcagGCTTATTTGGGTTTTAAACCACAAACACTTCTGTGGTGATcaccccaggagctgctctgtaAATGGAACCCTCCTTCTTTCTGCAGGTGGTACAAGCTGCGCTCCAAaccagggaagaaagaaaaggagagaggggagatCGAGGTGGATATCCAGTTCATGAGGAGCAACATGACAGCCAGTATGTTTGATCTGTCCATGAAGGACAAGCCTCGCTCTCCCTTTGGCAAGCTCAAAGACAAGCTGAAGGGCAAGAGGAGCAGCGGCCTTTCCGACACGGCCTCTGCGATCGTGCCCAGCGCCTCGCGCTCCCCCGCCGACAGCGAGGACGAGTcggtggagaaggagaagaagaaatcaaagatCAAAGCCCTGTTTTCCAAACCTGGCCTGCAGAAGACTTCCCTGTCCCAGTCCATGTCAGTGCTGCCCACGCAGCAGCCCGTCACCCAGAGGGTTCGGCTTCGGCCCAGCGACTTCCAGCCGCAGTGGGACGACGAGGAGTCCGAGACCTCTCCGACCTCAGAGAGTGAGTATCAGCACTGAGTGGCACAAGGCCTTTCTTTCAAAggtttgtttgtggtttttaagCTGCTGGTTAAACTCTTCTTCCTGGGCAGCTCTGTAGGAAGTTGCTCCTGCCCACAGCTGGGATGTTGGATGCTCGTGGCCAACCTGACCTTCAGTTTCTCCCTGTTTGTTTTTTGCAGAAGCCTTTGGAAGTGCCCTGGAAGAGaagttttctccttctcctgtaTTTAGATCTCGTAAAACAGCCACTTTGGACAGCAGGCAACCAAACCAAGCAGCCAGTAACCACACCAAGAAAGAAGGGCTCTCGTTATTCAGCGGCCTTAAATCCAAAAGTGATCCCGTGTCCAAGTCCAGCCTGTGTATCAATGGCAGCCACGTCTACATGGAAGAGAGCACGGCGAAGGACAACACTCCAGCATCGTCCCCCTCTCCTCACAACTTCAGGAGGAAGCAGCTCTTTGCCTCAGAGGAGAACTTGTCTTCCAGATCCACTAAAGGGCCTGAGGAGACAGGAGGAACATCTCCCAGCCACGCTTTCTCTGGGTCTGCGTCTTTGGAGACCTTCAAGTCTATGACTTTGCCATCGTACAAACTGCTTAGTGGTGAGGAATCCCTGGACACCAGCTCTGCCCCGAGCGTGGAGGTCGTTAAAGAGACCAAGAAACAGGACCACAAGAAATCTGCCTTGCTCTCTCTGGTCACTGGCAAGAAGGAAGCAGTGAAGGCCAGTGACGCTGAGAACATTCCCAACAAGGCGCTGCAGGATGAGGACAACAAAGTCCCAGAAGAGAAGAGTGAACAAGAGGCCAAAGAGCTGGAACTTCCATCAGCTGTGAGCAGAGAGGCTCCCCCAGAGGACAGGCAGGGCACAGGGGATGTCCTCCCCAGCAAACAGTCGCTCAACCCTTTCGAGGAAGAGTGGAAACCTGAGAAAGCTGCTGCACCAGCAAAGACCAAAGCTGTCAGGCCCAGGTCAGTCCTGTTGGCTTCAGAGGGTGGTGGAGGCTTGTGCTGGGCTGTTCCCAACCTGGCATCCTGTGTGTGGCTCTGCACGGTACCTGGTGGCTTTGAACTGACTGTTGGGCACGTGGCCGGAGCTGAGGaaagggctggagcacaagtctcatggggaggggctgagggaatgggggtgttcagtctggagaagaggaggctgaggggagacaggagccctctctgcaactccctgacaggaggttgtgctgaggtgggggtcaggctctgctgccaagtgacaggacaaagggaaatgggctcaagttgccccaggggaggttgagattggagctgaggcagaactgtttccctgagaggggtgtcagcccctgtgccaggctgcccagggagctggggcagtgcccagccttggagggatcccaaagccgtggagctgaggtgctgagggctgtgtgtcagtgctgggctgggcagggtgagggctgggctggggctgcagcagcttcaagggctttgccaaccaccACAGTTCTGTGATTACAAATAACAACTCTTGACTTCATTCTTGGTATAAAAGAGAGAGTGATGCAGGGGTGTTCCCTGTAAGTGATGCTGACATAGTGAATCTCTGAGTGCAGGTACTGCAGAGGTTTGTTTTCTCGCTGGATCTCTTGCAAGAACTAACTCCTCTCTGAGCTGTGCCACTGGAACGTGCCCAGGCTCTGAAACACCACTTCTAacacctctccctccctcttctGTGTTTGGCTGTGCTCTTCAGAAGTGTTTGCTGGAGCCCTCCTGCTTTGGGCATGGTTGGCAGTcacagggagggctcagggctgggttTGTGCCCGAGGCTTTTTCGGAAGCTCTGCTCCTGCATCCCTCAAATATATATGGCAAAAAACGGACTTTCTGGCttcatacatatatatttgGATGTGTCTCTCTGCAGGTGTGCCCCACTAATAAAGCTGTCTTTCGTGTCTGTCTCTAACTCCTTATTTCCAACACttctcatgtttaatttgttgcATACAAAGTGTCTCACTAATCCAGTGGCTCGGGGTGCAAGGGGTGAGAGAGTGCTTAGGGGCAGCCACGCAGTAACCTGGGCAGGCTCTGCAGCAGAAGCCTTCTGACATCAGTCCAGTGCTTTTAAGGATGTGAAATCTGACCAGATGGGCTCTGAGGTCTCCTGGAAGGATAATCCATGGTCAGGGTTAGGAGCTGGTGGAGCCTGGTGCTAAAGCTTGTCTGTTCCTGCCTCGTGTTGCATCCACAAGTGACTTGCCAGTTTTTTGtccctttttgcagactgggCGTGACTTCAGAGGAGGAAACCAAAGCCAAGCTTCCTACTCTTGCACCTGACTCCCTTCCTGCTCTCCTTTCTGTACACCTTACCAGGAGTGACAATAATCCTTTTACTTCCAAAAGGAGGCAGAATGTCCAAGTGCCAGGCTCTGAAAGCATTGCtagttctcctgcctctctcacCTCTCCTTTTGCTGCAGAGCTTTTGAATGGCAAGAACCCCTTTGCTCCCCAGTGGgacagggcagctgcagccctggagccCGAAGGCCATGCCCATTCCCCTTCTTCCCACCACCCTGCAGCCTCTGTTCCCAAAGCCTCTCTCCTTGGGCAGGTCTCTGGTAGTGCTAataatcctttttcttctgagtgGAGGCAGAGCTCTTGGGGCCAGGGCCCTGAGGGCTCTGATACGAGGGCTGCCCGGGGCCTTTCTCTCCCACCTGCACCTTCTGAGCCCTCTGAGTGGCAGCTGGATGACAGTAATCCCTTTGTGGCCAAGCCTGGGTGGGAAGCAGATGCTCCAGGTTGCAAAGCTGTTGCTGGTTCTTccccttcctgccttcctcctgATGAAGACTGTTCCTCAGCAGAACACCCTGCTGAGCTGGGTGCTCCAGGGAGCTCCTCAGATGTGGCTTTAGCTGATCATGTCAAAGCAATATCAAACCCTCTCAGCAGCCTttctgccagccctgctgtggctCCAGCAGAGCAGTGcccttctccccagctgcaggttGAGGCTTTGAGGAGTGAGCTAGGCAAGAGGGGCTCTGTGTCCTTCCTTCTTGGTGAGTCGGCGGGGGGTGAGGATTTGGGTGGGCAGGGACACGAAGGGCAGGACTCTCATTGCAGTGACGTGTCCCTGTGGGCTCCAGGTGTGAGAGGAGAGCGAGCAGGGCTTGCTGGGGCAGTGGATGAAGGCTGCTGCTCATCCTCACCGCTCTCTGgtgccagcctggggcctgcccgAGGGAGTGAGAGGGCTGTGCAGGCGGGTGTGGATGCAGGAGGTGTAGGCAGTGGCTCCTGCACACAGGACAGCACAGGCCTGGCTCCTCTCTCCAGGTGCAGTAGCAGCCCCTTGCCAGAGGCTGAGCAGCCTCCTTCCCCCgagagggagctggaggggcaGGAGAGCTGTGGTGAGAAGAGACGGGGAGAAGCTGCTCCCACCTTGGGGCCTCAGGCAACTGCACTCGATAAAAAGGACTCATTTTGTCAAGTCAGAGCTGCCAGGGGCAGAGTGGGGGCTCTCACACCGTGCCCTGGGGAAGCTCAGGCGGGCAGGGCTGCCGGGGAGGCGGCTGTGCCAACGCCAGCACCGCGCCTGTCCTCCCTGAGGAAGAGCCCACGGGTTTCTCAGGCTGATGGGTTCAGTGGAGATGAACCTTTCTCAGCTGAGGGAGTAAAACCTGTGCCTGGGCTCCCAGCACCTGATGAGGAAGCCTCAGATGCTCGTGGGTGCCTCCCCCAGCGTGTCTCATCAGAGCCCACCGCTCCCCCAGCGACGCTCAGacggggcagcagcagcaggcctcTCAGACAAGGAGATGATGATGAATTACTTGAGCATCTTACAAATCTAAAGCCTGCTGTTCCCATTGCTGCAGACCATGGCTCCAAACTGGCCAGTCTTCCAGTTATCCTGGAGGGAGGCTCTGATGATGAGCTGCTGGGTGAGGGTCAGGAGAGCCATGGTGTCACTGCAGGTGATAAAAACGGTTCAGGGACTGGAAAGCAGCCCCCAGATTTAACAGTGCCTTTGCATG
This genomic window contains:
- the RAB11FIP1 gene encoding rab11 family-interacting protein 1, coding for MSGPAPAWVPTHVQVTVLRARGLRAKAAAGGGGSDAYAVMALGRDKFSTSVSERCQGQPVWREEATFELPPRAAALRLTVLHRSLVGLDKFLGRAEVDLSALRAEGGRRHSRWYKLRSKPGKKEKERGEIEVDIQFMRSNMTASMFDLSMKDKPRSPFGKLKDKLKGKRSSGLSDTASAIVPSASRSPADSEDESVEKEKKKSKIKALFSKPGLQKTSLSQSMSVLPTQQPVTQRVRLRPSDFQPQWDDEESETSPTSEKAFGSALEEKFSPSPVFRSRKTATLDSRQPNQAASNHTKKEGLSLFSGLKSKSDPVSKSSLCINGSHVYMEESTAKDNTPASSPSPHNFRRKQLFASEENLSSRSTKGPEETGGTSPSHAFSGSASLETFKSMTLPSYKLLSGEESLDTSSAPSVEVVKETKKQDHKKSALLSLVTGKKEAVKASDAENIPNKALQDEDNKVPEEKSEQEAKELELPSAVSREAPPEDRQGTGDVLPSKQSLNPFEEEWKPEKAAAPAKTKAVRPRLGVTSEEETKAKLPTLAPDSLPALLSVHLTRSDNNPFTSKRRQNVQVPGSESIASSPASLTSPFAAELLNGKNPFAPQWDRAAAALEPEGHAHSPSSHHPAASVPKASLLGQVSGSANNPFSSEWRQSSWGQGPEGSDTRAARGLSLPPAPSEPSEWQLDDSNPFVAKPGWEADAPGCKAVAGSSPSCLPPDEDCSSAEHPAELGAPGSSSDVALADHVKAISNPLSSLSASPAVAPAEQCPSPQLQVEALRSELGKRGSVSFLLGESAGGEDLGGQGHEGQDSHCSDVSLWAPGVRGERAGLAGAVDEGCCSSSPLSGASLGPARGSERAVQAGVDAGGVGSGSCTQDSTGLAPLSRCSSSPLPEAEQPPSPERELEGQESCGEKRRGEAAPTLGPQATALDKKDSFCQVRAARGRVGALTPCPGEAQAGRAAGEAAVPTPAPRLSSLRKSPRVSQADGFSGDEPFSAEGVKPVPGLPAPDEEASDARGCLPQRVSSEPTAPPATLRRGSSSRPLRQGDDDELLEHLTNLKPAVPIAADHGSKLASLPVILEGGSDDELLGEGQESHGVTAGDKNGSGTGKQPPDLTVPLHGELEEHSYGSAAAQVTLVAPGEGGSAPSACKSGNSPVLPARVAVHSVNRQGAGSGVGTTSHPRDSIEEQELKMSAGVEECAECDFSEPSVSSSSLSSPSQPYSSHSLLSDTLSHRAEPPKKPTAEGFAAKAGDSGKKKLLQAWVSPSETYPNQTQQGGETLAPKHRPHPVKPMNTTANKAPSKNLNVSSMSEKLLEVNVKRYDPGDPAYAYAQLTHDELIQLVLKQKDTISRKDLQVRELEDYIDNLLVRVMEETPNILRVSTSGNKKAGKM